The nucleotide sequence TGCTGTTGAAATGCTTGATTCCATCAAGGATCTTGGATATCGATATGCAACGTTCTTCGGTGCTACCATCGGCCTGTCAGACATGATTGTTCCTACTGGAAAGGCAGAGCTCATGACAAAGGCCAATCTTGAGCAGCAGAAGATTCTTGATCAGTATCGTCAGGGCCATATTACCCAGGAAGAACGGTACAATAGGGTTATTGAGGTTTGGACACAGACCAATGACTTGCTGACCGATGAGTTGATGAAGGAATTGAAGATCAGCCAGAAGGGCTTCAACCCGCTCTTCCTCATGGCAGACTCAGGTGCTCGTGGATCAAAGACCCAGATCAGGCAGCTCGGTGGTATGCGTGGTTTGATGGCAAAGCCAAGTGGTGATGTTATCGAATTCCCCATTAAATCGAACTTCAAGGAAGGGTTGTCGATCATCGAGTTCTTCATCTCCACCAATGGTGCTCGTAAGGGCCTTTCCGATACAGCATTGAAGACTGCTGAGGCAGGGTACCTTACTCGTCGTCTGGTTGATATCAGCCAGGACGTTGTGGTCAATGAGGATGACTGTCACACCATCAATGGTATCTGGCGTGGAGCACTCAAGGATGGTGATGAAATCGTTGAGAACCTTGCAGACCGCATTGTTGGGCGCTGTCCGGTAGAGGATGTCTTACATCCATTTACCCGTGAAGTTATCGCCTCTGCAAATGAGGAGATTGATGAGATTACTGCCCGAAAGATTGAGGAAGCTGGCATTGAACAGGTCCTCCTGAAGACTGTGCTTACCTGTGAGGCTAAACATGGTGTATGCCGTAAGTGTTATGGCCGTAACCTTGCCACAAACCGGCCGGTAGTAATCGGTGAGGCTGTAGGTATCATCGCTGCCCAGTCGATTGGCCAGCCCGGTACCCAGCTTACCATGCGTACCTTCCACGTTGGTGGTACTGCTTCTACCAGTTCCGAGGAGAGTAAACTCACCTTTAACTATCCGATTGTCATCGGCGCCATTACTGGCTCAAGGGTTATTCGTGAGAGTGACAAGATGGAAGTGTTCACCCGTAAGGGTCATATCGAATACTTCCGTGTGAACTCCATCATGGATTCATCTTCCTATGACAAACTTCTTGTTGAGGATGGTCATATTGTAGCCAAGGGTACTCCGTTCTATGAAAAGGATGAGGAAGTAGTTGCAAGTGAAGAAAACGGAACCGTCAGAATATATGAGTCCAAGGTATATTTGATCGGGCACTCCACTACGCAAGTGGTGAAGGCTGGTTCAGAGCTCTTGGTGGGGAGTGGGGACTATTTGGAACCAAAAACTCCGCTCGTAACATTCGACCCGTTCAGTGAGCCGGTAATTGCTGAAGAGGGAGGATTCTCCCACTTCGTTGATATCAAGCTGGGAACCACGTTGGTTGAAGAGGTAAATGAGGAAACCGGTAATATTGAGAAGAAGATTACCGAGCATAGCCTTGAGTCCTTGCAGCCTCGTATTGAGATTACCAGTGAGGAACATGGTAAGGGAGATATTCTTGCAGTCTACTTGTTGCCTGGTGGATCCTATATCCAGACCCAGGACAATGTGAAGATTGAAAAGGGTATTATTCTCGCCAAGTTGCTTAAGGAAGGGACTAAAACAAAGGATATTACCGGTGGTCTTCCCCGTGTTGGTGAGTTGTTCGAGGCTCGCCGACCGAAGAACGCTGCAATCCTTGCTCAGGTTGCTGGCTTGATTAGCTTCGGCAATATTGTAAAGGGTAAGCGTACCATCTTGGTAACTGACCCGTTCGATAATGAATATAAACATATGGTACCGATGGGAAGAAACCTGTTAGTCCGTGATGGTGATTCTGTTGAAGCTGCTGAGCCTTTGTGTGACGGATCTGTCGATCCCCATGACATCCTTGATATCCTTGGAGAGAATGCACTGCAATCCTTCCTCGTGGATGAAGTCCAGGAAGTCTATCGAATGCAGGGAGTGCAGATCAACGACAAGCACTTGGGAGTTATTGTCAGGCAGATGTTGCGCAAGGTCGAGGTGGTCCATGTTGGTGATACCAATTTGATCCACGGCCAGCAGGTGGATAAGTATCGGTTCTTTGAGGAGAACGATCGGGTAATTGCTGAAGGTGGTGAGCCTGCTGTTGCACAGCCACTGCTGCTTGGTATTACTCGAGCGTCCTTGAGTATCGACTCATTCATCAGTGCGGCGTCCTTCCAGGAAACAACCAAGGTCTTGACAAATGCAGCAATAGCTGGTAGTAAAGATGAGTTGCGTGGTTTGAAAGAGAACGTCATCATTGGTCACCTTATTCCTGCGGGAACTGGTATGCGCCTTTATCGCGATGTTAAACTCAAGGATGAGGAGTTGCTGAAACTGCAGCAGAGAGTTGATGCAGTAAAGGCTTCAAGACACCAAGAAATGATTGCAGACGATGAATTTGACGTTGAAGATTTGGCAGACATGAAATCCGTGGGTGATACCGTGGATGTGGACGATTCCGACGAGGATTGACCTATGCGCCTGTTGGCGCATAAGCAGCCTTGCCGGACCGTGTAA is from uncultured Sphaerochaeta sp. and encodes:
- the rpoC gene encoding DNA-directed RNA polymerase subunit beta'; protein product: MKEIQDFDSIMIKLASPEQIRDWSYGEVKKPETINYRTLRPERDGLFCEKIFGTTKEWECYCGKFKSIRYKGVICDRCGVEVTNTKVRRERMGHISLAAPVSHIWYYRSVPSRMSMLLDISRNALQSVLYYEKYVVINAGDTSLKPKQLLSEEEFWQAREQYGDSFEAGMGAEAVRKLLVNLDLEELSRELREQMRQKADKADKRLLKRIEVCENFRDSGNRPEWMILTVIPVIPPDLRPMVQLDGGRFATSDLNDLYRRVINRNNRLDRLVKLNAPDIIIRNEKRMLQEAVDALFDNSKRKRVVKGASNRPLKSLSDMLKGKQGRFRQNLLGKRVDYSGRSVIVVGPELRMHQCGLPSKMALELYKPFIMKKLVQDGVVYNIKKAKSLVEEETDAVWSILDDVVKDHPVLLNRAPTLHRLGIQAFEPVLVDGKAIKLHPLVCHAYNADFDGDQMAVHVPLTHAAQLECWTLMLSVTNLLDPANGKPIVYPSQDMVMGINYLTREMSGAPGEGKYYTNIGELEQAIDSGMLSYNAKIRFRFKDGTRLETTPGRILFNAALPEGVPFQNSTMGDKELKALIGDTLKANDNSIAVEMLDSIKDLGYRYATFFGATIGLSDMIVPTGKAELMTKANLEQQKILDQYRQGHITQEERYNRVIEVWTQTNDLLTDELMKELKISQKGFNPLFLMADSGARGSKTQIRQLGGMRGLMAKPSGDVIEFPIKSNFKEGLSIIEFFISTNGARKGLSDTALKTAEAGYLTRRLVDISQDVVVNEDDCHTINGIWRGALKDGDEIVENLADRIVGRCPVEDVLHPFTREVIASANEEIDEITARKIEEAGIEQVLLKTVLTCEAKHGVCRKCYGRNLATNRPVVIGEAVGIIAAQSIGQPGTQLTMRTFHVGGTASTSSEESKLTFNYPIVIGAITGSRVIRESDKMEVFTRKGHIEYFRVNSIMDSSSYDKLLVEDGHIVAKGTPFYEKDEEVVASEENGTVRIYESKVYLIGHSTTQVVKAGSELLVGSGDYLEPKTPLVTFDPFSEPVIAEEGGFSHFVDIKLGTTLVEEVNEETGNIEKKITEHSLESLQPRIEITSEEHGKGDILAVYLLPGGSYIQTQDNVKIEKGIILAKLLKEGTKTKDITGGLPRVGELFEARRPKNAAILAQVAGLISFGNIVKGKRTILVTDPFDNEYKHMVPMGRNLLVRDGDSVEAAEPLCDGSVDPHDILDILGENALQSFLVDEVQEVYRMQGVQINDKHLGVIVRQMLRKVEVVHVGDTNLIHGQQVDKYRFFEENDRVIAEGGEPAVAQPLLLGITRASLSIDSFISAASFQETTKVLTNAAIAGSKDELRGLKENVIIGHLIPAGTGMRLYRDVKLKDEELLKLQQRVDAVKASRHQEMIADDEFDVEDLADMKSVGDTVDVDDSDED